From Haloarcula sp. CBA1127, a single genomic window includes:
- a CDS encoding methylmalonyl-CoA mutase family protein, producing MFDESDLQRIREQKDEWEAETLDPVLDAYGERKEQFATVSNLDVDRLYTPRDVDDIDYEEDIGFPGEEPFTRGVYPTMYRGRQWTMRQFAGFGTADETNERFHYLIDEGQTGLSTAFDMPTLMGIDSDDVMADGEVGKEGVAVDTLADMERLFDGINLGEVSTSFTINPSAPVIYAMYIALADQQGVPREEIRGTLQNDMFKEFIAQKEWVIPPEPSLKLVTDTIEFASQETPKFKPISVSGYHIREAGSTAVQELAFTLADGFAYVEDCLNRGLEVDEFAPQLSFFFNSHNSMFEEIAKFRAARRIYARVMDDWYDAEADASKQLKFHTQTAGQSLTAQQPLNNIVRVTIQALAGVLGGTQSLHTNSFDEALALPSEQAVRVALRTQQIIAEESGAADIVDPMGGSFAIESLTDEVEEKAMAYINHIRDELGDGSVRDGVIQGIQDGYFQREIQDAAYEYQQRVESEEEVMVGVNKYTVEEDTEPEILTVDEDVQERQRDKLATVKAERDDAAVEATLDELQQVITDGENVMPVIIDAVKAYATMGEIMAVFEAEYGSYQETASVA from the coding sequence ATGTTCGACGAGTCAGACCTCCAACGAATCCGCGAGCAGAAAGACGAGTGGGAAGCCGAGACACTGGACCCCGTACTGGACGCCTACGGTGAACGCAAAGAACAGTTTGCGACGGTCTCAAACCTGGATGTAGACCGGCTGTACACGCCACGCGACGTGGATGACATCGATTATGAGGAGGACATCGGCTTCCCGGGCGAGGAGCCGTTCACACGCGGCGTCTATCCGACGATGTATCGCGGCCGACAGTGGACCATGCGGCAGTTCGCGGGCTTCGGGACCGCTGACGAGACAAACGAGCGGTTCCACTACCTCATCGACGAGGGCCAGACCGGGCTCTCGACGGCCTTCGATATGCCGACGCTGATGGGGATCGACTCCGACGACGTGATGGCCGACGGCGAGGTGGGCAAGGAGGGTGTCGCCGTCGACACCCTGGCGGACATGGAGCGGCTGTTCGACGGCATCAACCTCGGCGAGGTGTCGACCTCCTTCACAATCAACCCCAGTGCTCCCGTCATCTACGCGATGTACATCGCGCTGGCCGACCAGCAAGGGGTCCCACGCGAGGAGATCCGCGGAACTCTCCAGAACGATATGTTCAAGGAGTTCATCGCACAGAAGGAGTGGGTCATCCCGCCGGAGCCGTCGCTGAAACTCGTCACCGACACCATCGAGTTCGCCAGTCAGGAGACGCCGAAGTTCAAGCCCATCTCGGTGTCGGGGTATCACATCCGGGAGGCTGGCTCGACAGCAGTACAGGAACTCGCGTTCACCCTCGCGGACGGCTTCGCCTACGTCGAGGACTGCCTGAATCGCGGGCTTGAGGTCGACGAGTTCGCCCCACAGCTCTCCTTTTTCTTCAATTCGCACAACTCCATGTTCGAGGAAATCGCGAAGTTCCGCGCGGCCCGGCGCATCTACGCCCGCGTGATGGACGACTGGTACGACGCGGAGGCCGACGCGAGCAAGCAACTGAAGTTCCACACCCAGACCGCTGGCCAGTCACTAACCGCCCAGCAACCGCTGAACAACATCGTCCGCGTGACGATTCAGGCCCTCGCGGGTGTGCTGGGCGGGACCCAGAGCTTGCACACCAACAGCTTCGACGAGGCGCTGGCGCTCCCGTCCGAACAGGCGGTTCGGGTCGCCCTTCGGACACAGCAGATCATCGCGGAGGAGTCAGGGGCCGCCGACATCGTCGACCCGATGGGCGGCAGTTTCGCAATCGAGTCGCTGACCGACGAGGTCGAAGAAAAGGCGATGGCCTACATCAACCACATCAGAGACGAACTCGGCGACGGATCGGTCCGCGACGGCGTCATTCAGGGGATTCAGGACGGCTACTTCCAGCGTGAGATTCAGGACGCCGCCTACGAGTACCAGCAGCGCGTCGAGAGCGAGGAAGAAGTCATGGTCGGCGTCAACAAGTACACCGTCGAGGAAGACACCGAACCCGAGATTCTCACCGTCGACGAGGACGTACAGGAACGCCAGCGGGACAAGCTTGCGACGGTCAAGGCAGAGCGCGACGACGCGGCCGTGGAAGCGACGCTCGACGAACTGCAGCAAGTGATTACCGACGGCGAGAACGTCATGCCCGTCATCATCGACGCGGTGAAAGCCTACGCGACGATGGGCGAGATCATGGCCGTCTTCGAGGCAGAGTACGGAAGCTATCAGGAGACGGCAAGCGTTGCGTGA
- a CDS encoding CBS domain-containing protein, with the protein MEDSNRPTVGDYMTREVATVELDDTVGEVARRIADNDHFSGFPVTDGRRVEGFVSARDLLLAEDHEPMFRVMTDDILVAHPDMAVQDAARVILRSGIQKLPVVDDAGHLVGIISNADVIRSQIERATPGKVDKLGRTLENIHGITTHEGRREVDLDDLTPTQTTVYADELEGRVYELERGLAEPLVVIDNGGDLLLADGHHRVKAAARLDIDEMDAYVIVLDETVELGMAETAADSDLESIDDIEVVDYAHHPLVQTTERLQD; encoded by the coding sequence ATGGAGGATTCGAATCGCCCGACGGTCGGGGACTATATGACACGCGAGGTTGCCACCGTCGAACTCGATGATACCGTCGGGGAAGTCGCCCGACGAATCGCCGACAATGACCACTTCAGCGGGTTTCCGGTGACTGACGGCCGCCGGGTCGAAGGATTCGTCAGTGCGCGCGACCTGCTGCTCGCGGAGGACCACGAGCCGATGTTCCGCGTGATGACCGACGATATCCTCGTGGCACATCCCGACATGGCCGTGCAGGACGCAGCGCGCGTTATCCTGCGGTCGGGCATCCAGAAACTCCCGGTTGTCGACGACGCCGGCCACCTCGTCGGTATCATCTCGAACGCCGACGTGATCCGCTCCCAGATCGAACGGGCGACACCGGGCAAGGTAGACAAACTCGGCCGGACACTCGAGAACATCCACGGGATCACGACACACGAAGGCCGCCGTGAGGTGGACCTCGACGACCTGACGCCAACACAGACAACGGTGTACGCCGACGAACTCGAAGGCCGGGTGTACGAACTCGAACGGGGACTGGCGGAACCACTCGTCGTCATCGACAACGGCGGGGACCTCCTGCTGGCGGATGGTCACCACCGGGTGAAAGCCGCCGCACGGCTCGATATCGACGAGATGGACGCCTACGTCATCGTCCTCGATGAGACGGTCGAACTGGGGATGGCCGAGACGGCCGCAGATTCCGATCTAGAGTCAATCGACGATATCGAGGTCGTCGACTACGCACACCACCCGCTCGTACAGACGACGGAACGACTCCAAGACTAG
- a CDS encoding DHH family phosphoesterase, with protein MLSRLVLGLGPTAADLLDAISDDRGELAVVTQDEHRAETLRADGINVLEADQTDPSVLANLDFHPESVIVASEDSERNADAATAARDCFPDVFLLAYAGRGATADQRDRLDTVSDRLVTPESVVTDYVTQSVGDEGTRARQLHQVLRDIDDHLAVVTHDNPDPDAIASAVALGALAERADCEVTICYYGEISHQENRAFVNLLEFDLRNLDADSPDELEAFDAFALVDHSRAGVNDQLPPETPIDIVIDHHPPRVPIEARFVDLRSGVGATSTLLVDYLQRFNVDIPTPIATGLLFGIQVDTKDFRREVAAADFEAAAHLVTNADMATLQRIEDPSVSPETLSVIGRAIANRDQEGSVLLTGVGEISDRDALAQAADRLLDLEGVQTTMVYGVVDGTIYVSARARGADIDLGEALRDAFGQIGSAGGHADMAGAQIDVGMITVDDREESLEEIVRAIVSNRFLDAVQSRSHRLLGRVYARADYDVAAFTESTALSQDSDDTPATGEGASGESGDDGTADWNSDVMFLENGDEDGGDETDQAADAAEPTDDEAEQGEDSPETLVEPDDGEPL; from the coding sequence ATGCTTTCTCGGCTGGTGCTCGGACTCGGGCCGACGGCCGCGGACCTTCTCGACGCGATTAGCGACGACCGCGGCGAGCTGGCAGTCGTGACCCAGGACGAGCACCGTGCTGAAACGCTCCGGGCGGACGGGATCAACGTACTCGAAGCCGACCAGACTGACCCATCTGTTCTCGCCAATCTCGATTTTCACCCCGAGAGCGTCATCGTCGCCAGTGAAGACTCGGAACGGAACGCCGACGCGGCGACGGCCGCCCGTGACTGCTTTCCCGACGTGTTCCTTCTCGCCTACGCCGGCCGCGGCGCGACGGCAGACCAGCGTGACCGACTCGATACCGTGTCGGACCGGCTCGTCACGCCGGAGTCTGTCGTTACCGACTACGTCACCCAGTCGGTCGGCGACGAGGGAACACGGGCCAGACAGCTCCATCAGGTTCTCCGGGACATTGACGACCATCTCGCCGTCGTCACGCACGATAATCCCGACCCTGACGCGATTGCCAGCGCTGTCGCCCTCGGCGCGCTCGCTGAACGAGCTGACTGCGAGGTGACGATCTGTTACTACGGGGAGATTTCCCATCAGGAGAACCGGGCGTTTGTCAACCTCCTCGAATTCGACCTCCGGAACCTCGATGCCGATTCACCGGACGAACTAGAAGCGTTCGACGCGTTCGCGCTCGTCGACCACTCCAGAGCCGGTGTCAACGACCAGCTCCCGCCAGAGACCCCCATCGATATCGTCATCGACCATCATCCGCCACGCGTTCCGATAGAGGCCCGCTTCGTCGACCTCCGGAGCGGCGTCGGGGCGACGAGCACGCTGCTGGTCGACTACCTCCAGCGGTTCAACGTCGACATTCCGACCCCCATCGCAACGGGCCTGTTGTTCGGCATTCAGGTCGACACGAAGGACTTCCGCCGGGAGGTCGCTGCCGCGGACTTCGAGGCTGCCGCGCACCTCGTAACGAACGCCGACATGGCGACGCTCCAGCGCATCGAAGACCCGAGCGTGAGCCCGGAGACACTGTCGGTCATCGGCCGCGCGATTGCAAACCGCGATCAGGAGGGCTCAGTGCTCCTGACTGGTGTCGGTGAGATCAGTGACCGGGACGCGCTCGCACAGGCGGCTGACAGGCTACTCGACCTCGAAGGCGTCCAGACGACGATGGTGTACGGCGTCGTCGACGGGACGATATACGTCTCTGCTCGGGCACGTGGAGCAGATATCGACCTCGGCGAGGCGCTGCGGGACGCCTTCGGACAGATCGGGTCCGCGGGCGGTCACGCCGATATGGCGGGCGCACAGATCGACGTAGGGATGATTACCGTCGACGACCGCGAGGAATCGCTGGAGGAGATTGTCCGCGCTATCGTTTCGAATCGGTTTCTCGACGCTGTCCAGTCGCGGTCCCACCGGCTGCTCGGGCGCGTCTACGCCCGCGCTGACTACGATGTGGCCGCGTTCACGGAGTCGACGGCGCTTAGTCAGGACAGCGACGACACCCCAGCGACGGGCGAAGGCGCATCTGGAGAGTCTGGTGACGACGGCACAGCGGACTGGAACAGCGATGTGATGTTTCTGGAGAACGGCGACGAAGACGGTGGTGACGAGACAGACCAGGCAGCCGACGCGGCTGAACCGACAGACGACGAGGCAGAACAGGGAGAGGACAGCCCGGAAACGCTCGTCGAACCCGACGACGGCGAACCACTATAG
- the lrpA1 gene encoding HTH-type transcriptional regulator LrpA1, which translates to MSAESTERRILSVLEEDAQASYAEIAERADVSKPTVRKYIQKLEEEGVIVGYSADVDPKKLAGQSIALVGIDIASDCYVEATRNLKEIPEMEELYTSSGDHMLMAEVRAMDGDSLADVIEDKILALDGVTAAHPSFLQERLK; encoded by the coding sequence ATGAGTGCCGAGTCTACGGAGCGTCGAATCCTGTCGGTCCTTGAAGAGGACGCACAGGCCTCGTACGCAGAAATCGCGGAGCGAGCCGACGTATCGAAGCCGACAGTCCGGAAATACATCCAGAAACTCGAAGAGGAGGGCGTCATCGTCGGCTACTCCGCCGATGTCGACCCGAAGAAGCTGGCGGGCCAGTCGATTGCCCTGGTCGGCATCGACATCGCGAGCGACTGTTACGTCGAAGCCACGCGGAACCTCAAGGAGATCCCGGAAATGGAGGAACTGTACACGTCAAGTGGCGACCACATGCTGATGGCGGAGGTCCGAGCGATGGACGGTGACTCGCTGGCGGACGTCATCGAAGACAAGATTCTCGCGCTCGACGGTGTTACCGCCGCGCATCCGTCGTTTCTCCAGGAACGGCTGAAGTAA
- a CDS encoding thiamine pyrophosphate-dependent enzyme translates to MSAFSAINEEREIERDEFTPGIEPQATWCPGCGDFGVLKALKQAMPEVGKNPDEVALFTGIGCSGKLNSYFNSYGFHTIHGRSLPVARAAKLANPNLEVIAAGGDGDGYGIGGNHTIHTARENHDMTYIVFNNEIFGLTKGQTSPTSPKGHKSKTQPHGSAKSPIRPLSQQLNAGATYIARTAAVNPNQAKEIIAEAIEHDGFAHIDFLTQCPTWNKDAKHYVPYTDVQQSDEFDFDVSDRAEAAEMMRKTEERLYEGEVLTGRMYIEDERPSYGEEKRQIGEMPEEPLAERYFDEDAEWERTYDNLLEHHK, encoded by the coding sequence ATGAGTGCATTCTCAGCAATCAACGAAGAACGCGAAATCGAGCGCGACGAGTTTACACCCGGCATCGAACCCCAGGCGACCTGGTGTCCGGGCTGTGGCGACTTCGGCGTCCTCAAGGCGCTCAAGCAGGCCATGCCGGAAGTCGGCAAGAACCCTGACGAAGTCGCGCTGTTCACCGGTATCGGCTGTTCGGGGAAGCTCAACAGCTACTTCAACAGCTACGGCTTCCACACCATCCACGGCCGCTCGCTGCCCGTCGCCCGGGCCGCGAAGCTCGCCAACCCTAACCTCGAAGTCATCGCAGCCGGTGGGGACGGCGACGGCTACGGTATCGGTGGGAACCACACCATCCACACGGCCCGTGAGAACCACGATATGACGTATATCGTGTTCAACAACGAGATCTTCGGGCTGACAAAGGGTCAGACATCCCCGACATCGCCGAAGGGCCACAAGTCCAAGACACAACCACACGGCTCGGCGAAGTCGCCGATTCGCCCCCTGTCCCAGCAGCTCAACGCCGGTGCGACCTACATCGCCCGGACCGCGGCTGTCAACCCGAACCAGGCGAAGGAAATCATCGCCGAAGCCATCGAGCACGACGGCTTCGCGCACATCGACTTCCTGACCCAGTGTCCGACCTGGAACAAGGACGCGAAACACTACGTCCCGTACACGGACGTTCAGCAGTCCGACGAGTTCGACTTCGACGTCTCGGACCGCGCGGAAGCAGCCGAGATGATGCGAAAGACCGAGGAACGACTGTACGAGGGCGAAGTGCTCACCGGTCGGATGTACATCGAAGACGAGCGCCCCTCCTACGGCGAGGAGAAGCGCCAGATCGGTGAGATGCCAGAGGAACCGCTCGCAGAGCGGTACTTCGACGAGGACGCGGAGTGGGAGCGGACCTACGACAACCTCCTCGAACATCACAAATAA
- a CDS encoding 2-oxoacid:acceptor oxidoreductase subunit alpha: protein MTDNELIWRIAGGSGDGIDSTSQNFAKALMWSGLNVFTHRHYPSRIRGGHTYVEVRAKDEPVQSRGDGYNFLLALGDSFARNPQEEAYYGKEELKPLYENFDDLREGGVLLYDEGLLDDEDVDEIGLEEAAEENNWHVVPMDLRGIAKEHGREIMRNTAGIGATAAILDISTDEFEKLIKQNMSGDMQEANLNVLHDAYEAASELDVDHDIEVPEDSHDEEQVILSGSNAISYGAIDEGCRFISGYPMTPWTDVFTIMSQHLPSFGGISEQVEDEIAAAALALGASHAGVKAMSGSSGGGFALMSEPLGLAEMTETPIVLVEAMRAGPSTGMPTKPEQADLEHVLYTSQGDSARVVFAPANIRECYTQTRSAFRIAYEYQIPVIVIYDQKIQGELRNLPASHFDEEPNADPGSVLTEEEIQDAAHHSSGKFQRFLHEPEDGSNVSPRSVPGQKDGRFLATGNEHNPSGHISEDPENRIAQMNRRLNKLDDIRADLDENTSHQTYHGPDEADYGILVWGSQQGTVFEAVDRLNENGHSVKALGVSDMAPYPKEEVSEWLESVDEALVVEMNATAQFRGLTQKELGKYGDKMSSLLKYNGNPFEPAEIVDGFESSIDGEELAASNMKYVPAAGD, encoded by the coding sequence ATGACAGACAACGAACTAATCTGGCGAATCGCCGGTGGTTCCGGTGACGGAATCGACTCGACAAGCCAGAACTTCGCGAAGGCCTTGATGTGGTCGGGGCTGAACGTGTTCACACATCGTCATTACCCGTCGCGTATCCGCGGCGGCCACACGTACGTAGAGGTACGTGCGAAGGACGAACCGGTACAGTCTCGCGGGGACGGCTACAACTTCCTGCTCGCACTGGGTGACTCGTTCGCCCGGAACCCGCAGGAAGAGGCCTACTACGGCAAAGAAGAGCTCAAACCGCTGTACGAGAACTTCGACGACCTCCGAGAAGGTGGCGTCTTGCTGTACGACGAGGGCCTGCTCGACGACGAGGACGTCGACGAGATCGGTCTCGAAGAGGCCGCCGAGGAGAACAACTGGCACGTCGTCCCGATGGACCTCCGCGGCATCGCCAAGGAGCACGGCCGCGAGATCATGCGGAACACGGCCGGTATCGGCGCGACCGCGGCCATTCTCGACATCAGCACCGACGAGTTCGAGAAGCTCATCAAACAGAACATGAGCGGCGATATGCAGGAGGCGAATCTTAACGTCCTGCACGACGCCTACGAAGCCGCCAGCGAACTCGATGTCGACCACGACATTGAGGTTCCTGAGGACTCCCACGACGAGGAGCAGGTCATTCTCTCGGGCTCGAACGCCATCTCCTACGGCGCAATCGACGAGGGCTGTCGCTTCATTTCGGGCTACCCCATGACCCCGTGGACCGACGTGTTCACGATCATGTCACAGCACCTGCCCTCGTTCGGCGGGATCTCCGAACAGGTCGAAGACGAGATCGCGGCCGCCGCGCTGGCGCTCGGTGCGTCCCACGCTGGCGTGAAAGCCATGTCCGGGTCCTCCGGCGGCGGCTTCGCGCTGATGTCCGAACCGCTCGGACTGGCAGAGATGACCGAGACGCCGATCGTGCTGGTCGAAGCGATGCGAGCCGGCCCCTCGACGGGAATGCCGACCAAGCCCGAGCAGGCTGACCTCGAACACGTCCTGTACACGTCACAGGGCGACTCCGCCCGCGTCGTGTTCGCACCGGCGAACATCCGCGAGTGTTACACGCAGACCCGCTCGGCGTTCCGCATCGCCTACGAGTACCAGATCCCGGTCATCGTCATCTACGACCAGAAGATCCAGGGCGAACTCCGAAACCTCCCGGCCAGCCACTTCGATGAGGAGCCAAACGCCGATCCCGGCTCGGTCCTCACCGAAGAGGAGATTCAGGACGCAGCACACCACTCCTCCGGGAAGTTCCAGCGGTTCCTCCACGAACCCGAGGACGGCTCGAACGTCAGCCCGCGCTCCGTGCCGGGCCAGAAGGACGGCCGCTTCCTCGCAACGGGCAACGAGCACAATCCGTCGGGCCACATCAGCGAGGACCCCGAGAACCGCATCGCCCAGATGAACCGTCGGCTCAACAAGCTCGACGACATCCGTGCTGATCTGGACGAGAACACGTCCCACCAGACCTACCACGGACCCGACGAAGCCGACTACGGCATCCTCGTGTGGGGCAGCCAGCAGGGGACCGTCTTCGAGGCCGTCGATCGACTCAACGAGAACGGCCATTCCGTGAAGGCGCTTGGCGTCTCCGACATGGCTCCGTACCCGAAGGAGGAAGTCTCCGAGTGGCTCGAATCAGTCGACGAGGCGCTCGTCGTCGAGATGAACGCCACGGCCCAGTTCCGCGGTCTGACCCAGAAGGAACTCGGCAAGTACGGCGACAAGATGTCGAGCCTCCTGAAGTACAACGGCAACCCGTTCGAGCCCGCCGAGATCGTCGACGGGTTCGAATCCAGCATCGACGGCGAGGAACTCGCCGCGAGCAACATGAAGTACGTACCCGCGGCAGGTGACTAA
- a CDS encoding DICT sensory domain-containing protein, with translation MSLTELITGVEDHQKTLTIFNAGPTAAEDLRERFADRNVHVQTEQTESGRPGEFITLSEDEEVIAAASLTSFTDSLDEGRQYITRDNSPYASILDHLDETMFTSWSIQRMTAASREIEDRAWRVGQGTLHAGFQTLSTLQGELDLYERLGETDVDVHAYAVPDVEPPEYSTFSLHLERSNEIADSWFVVFDGGGDPTQKCALLAEEREPREFYGFWTYDESTVDWIIDYLEETYGYLEQ, from the coding sequence ATGTCGTTAACGGAACTCATCACCGGCGTCGAGGACCATCAGAAGACGCTGACTATCTTTAACGCTGGGCCGACAGCGGCCGAAGACCTGCGCGAGCGCTTCGCGGACCGTAATGTCCACGTTCAGACCGAGCAGACTGAGAGCGGGCGCCCGGGCGAGTTTATCACGCTCAGCGAGGACGAAGAGGTCATCGCGGCCGCGAGCCTCACTTCGTTCACCGACTCGCTTGACGAAGGCCGTCAGTACATCACGCGGGACAACAGCCCGTACGCATCGATTCTCGACCACCTCGACGAGACGATGTTCACCTCGTGGTCCATCCAGCGGATGACCGCCGCGTCGCGTGAAATAGAGGACCGCGCATGGCGAGTGGGACAGGGGACTCTACACGCTGGCTTCCAGACACTCTCGACTCTTCAGGGCGAACTCGACCTTTACGAACGACTGGGGGAGACCGACGTGGACGTTCACGCCTATGCCGTCCCTGACGTCGAACCGCCCGAGTACAGTACGTTCTCGCTGCATCTGGAACGGTCGAACGAGATTGCCGACTCGTGGTTCGTTGTGTTCGACGGCGGCGGTGACCCGACCCAGAAATGCGCTTTACTGGCCGAGGAGCGCGAACCGCGCGAGTTCTACGGCTTCTGGACCTACGACGAGTCGACGGTCGACTGGATTATCGACTACCTGGAGGAGACGTACGGCTATCTCGAACAGTGA
- a CDS encoding N-acyl homoserine lactonase family protein gives MDDLAVTFVDRGRVQADRNFVVDGHSVATASDRDPEHEYETYVVWNLVIETPELTVLWDTGSHPEAGDGYWPTPLYEAFAHVDAAEHTLPADLEDVGYSIGDIDAVVMSHLHLDHAGGLHNFAGTDVPIYVHREELPYAYYSANTDDGSIAYLASDFDRDLNWEIVHGDSYHLTDGIELLHLPGHTPGLMGGFIDRPGQSLLVVGDEAYVEANYAGQSMATSLLWNNGAWKESLERCRDRQRATGAEVLLGHDLAVFEDVAGTTD, from the coding sequence ATGGACGACCTCGCAGTGACATTCGTCGACCGGGGCCGCGTACAGGCTGACCGAAATTTCGTCGTCGACGGCCACAGCGTCGCAACGGCCTCGGACCGCGACCCGGAACACGAGTACGAAACGTACGTCGTGTGGAACCTCGTCATCGAGACGCCCGAGCTAACCGTCCTCTGGGACACCGGCTCTCATCCAGAGGCCGGCGACGGGTACTGGCCGACGCCGCTGTACGAGGCGTTCGCACACGTCGATGCTGCCGAGCACACCCTGCCAGCAGATCTCGAAGATGTGGGTTACAGCATCGGTGACATCGATGCCGTCGTGATGAGCCACCTGCATCTGGACCACGCCGGCGGCCTGCACAACTTCGCAGGAACGGACGTGCCGATCTACGTCCACCGCGAGGAACTCCCGTACGCGTACTACAGCGCCAATACGGACGACGGTTCTATCGCCTATCTCGCCAGCGACTTCGACCGCGACCTGAACTGGGAGATCGTCCACGGCGACAGCTATCATCTTACCGATGGTATCGAACTGCTCCACCTCCCCGGCCACACGCCCGGGCTCATGGGGGGCTTCATCGACCGCCCGGGCCAGTCGCTCCTCGTCGTCGGCGACGAAGCATACGTCGAGGCGAACTACGCAGGACAGTCCATGGCGACGAGCCTCCTGTGGAACAACGGCGCGTGGAAGGAGAGTCTGGAACGATGCCGCGACCGCCAGCGTGCCACGGGGGCCGAAGTGCTGCTCGGCCACGACCTCGCGGTGTTTGAGGACGTAGCCGGGACGACGGACTGA